One window of Catonella massiliensis genomic DNA carries:
- a CDS encoding bifunctional 5,10-methylenetetrahydrofolate dehydrogenase/5,10-methenyltetrahydrofolate cyclohydrolase gives MNIISGKEVAGHISKRVKDRVDELIKQGKRAPKLVIVRVGDRPDDLSYQRGAIKRMDMVGIAHEELWFEENVSIETFYKKFDEINKDDGVDGILVLRPLPKHLDEDRLIRTINQAKDVDAIGPTSLGKIMIGDKNGFAPCTAAGVIEILKYAGVEIGGKKVTIVGRSNVVGRPLVLLFIGLDATVTVCHSRTKDVKEACKNAEILVASCGKARLINKEYVANGAVVIDVGINLDEEGKLCGDVDTDSIEGIAAACTPVPGGVGAVTTSVLASQVLCAYENALKV, from the coding sequence TTGAATATAATAAGCGGTAAGGAAGTTGCAGGACATATAAGCAAGAGAGTGAAGGATAGAGTAGATGAACTCATAAAACAGGGAAAGAGAGCGCCTAAGCTTGTTATTGTAAGAGTAGGCGATAGGCCTGATGACCTATCATACCAAAGAGGTGCTATAAAGCGGATGGATATGGTGGGTATAGCCCACGAAGAACTGTGGTTTGAAGAAAATGTTTCTATAGAAACCTTTTATAAGAAGTTTGATGAAATCAACAAAGATGATGGGGTAGATGGAATCCTGGTATTAAGGCCTCTTCCTAAGCATCTTGATGAGGACAGGCTTATCCGTACCATCAATCAGGCAAAGGATGTAGATGCAATTGGTCCTACCAGTCTTGGCAAGATAATGATAGGAGATAAGAACGGCTTTGCACCTTGTACAGCGGCAGGAGTCATTGAAATCCTTAAATATGCGGGGGTAGAGATAGGCGGCAAAAAGGTAACTATAGTAGGTAGAAGCAATGTGGTAGGAAGACCTCTTGTACTGCTTTTTATAGGACTTGATGCTACTGTAACCGTCTGCCACAGCCGCACAAAGGATGTAAAAGAAGCGTGTAAAAATGCTGAAATTCTTGTTGCTTCTTGTGGTAAGGCAAGATTAATTAATAAGGAATATGTAGCGAACGGTGCTGTAGTCATAGATGTAGGCATTAACCTTGATGAAGAGGGAAAACTCTGTGGAGATGTTGATACAGACAGCATAGAGGGTATAGCAGCTGCCTGCACTCCTGTACCGGGAGGTGTAGGAGCAGTTACGACATCTGTACTTGCAAGTCAGGTGCTTTGTGCCTATGAAAATGCGTTAAAGGTGTGA
- a CDS encoding toxic anion resistance protein has protein sequence MNENENVMPELAADAKNVAAPTLTLEQETAPAPSLTLEPAKAENQLVVDNANDPIGVDENILSDAEKKQVEDFAKQINIKDSNVVLQYGSGAQKKMADFSEKAIGNVKTKDMGEVGKLLSDVVIELKNFNEDDEKGIFGFFKKQTNKLQVLKTKYDKAEVNIGKITDALESHQVTLMKDTAMLDQMYELNLTHFKELTMYIIAGKKRLYEVRNTELKELQEKAAASGKPEDAQAVRDLDAQCTRFEKKLYDLELTRTVAMQTAPQIRLVQENDIVMSEKIQSTLVNTIPLWKTQMALALGIEHAGQAAKAEREVNDMTNQLLTKNAEMLHQASVDVAKESERGIVDIETLTKTNETLINTFDEVMQIQKEGREKRAAAEVEMARIEAELKNKVLSLTQNN, from the coding sequence ATGAACGAAAATGAAAATGTAATGCCTGAGCTTGCTGCCGATGCTAAAAATGTGGCAGCACCGACACTTACACTGGAGCAGGAAACCGCTCCTGCACCAAGCCTTACTCTTGAACCTGCAAAGGCTGAGAACCAGTTAGTTGTAGACAATGCTAACGACCCAATAGGTGTAGATGAAAATATATTGTCAGATGCTGAGAAGAAGCAGGTTGAGGATTTTGCAAAGCAGATTAATATCAAGGACTCAAATGTGGTACTTCAATATGGTTCGGGTGCCCAGAAGAAGATGGCTGATTTTTCAGAAAAAGCTATTGGTAACGTTAAAACCAAGGATATGGGAGAGGTAGGAAAGCTTCTTTCGGATGTTGTTATTGAGCTTAAGAACTTTAATGAAGATGATGAAAAGGGAATATTCGGTTTCTTCAAGAAACAGACCAACAAGCTTCAGGTCTTAAAGACAAAGTATGACAAGGCAGAAGTAAATATTGGTAAGATTACCGATGCTCTTGAGAGCCATCAGGTTACTCTTATGAAGGATACTGCTATGCTTGACCAGATGTATGAGTTAAATCTCACACATTTTAAAGAGCTTACTATGTACATAATTGCAGGTAAGAAGAGACTTTATGAGGTTAGAAATACTGAGCTTAAAGAGCTGCAGGAAAAGGCTGCCGCAAGCGGTAAACCAGAGGATGCTCAGGCGGTTAGAGACCTTGACGCTCAGTGTACCAGATTTGAGAAAAAGCTCTATGACCTTGAACTTACAAGAACTGTAGCCATGCAGACGGCTCCACAGATAAGACTGGTTCAGGAAAATGACATAGTAATGAGTGAAAAGATACAGTCAACTCTTGTAAATACCATACCTCTATGGAAGACACAGATGGCGCTTGCACTTGGCATAGAGCATGCGGGACAGGCTGCAAAGGCTGAAAGGGAAGTAAATGATATGACCAATCAGCTCCTCACAAAGAATGCTGAGATGCTTCATCAGGCTTCTGTAGATGTTGCTAAGGAATCAGAGAGAGGAATTGTAGATATAGAAACGCTTACAAAGACCAATGAAACCCTTATCAATACCTTTGATGAAGTTATGCAGATTCAGAAGGAAGGCAGGGAAAAGAGGGCTGCGGCTGAGGTAGAGATGGCAAGAATAGAAGCAGAGCTTAAGAATAAGGTCTTATCATTAACCCAGAATAATTAA
- the tgt gene encoding tRNA guanosine(34) transglycosylase Tgt — translation MYRLLCKDGSAKRGEFTTVHGVIQTPVFMNVGTAAAIKGAVSTEDLENLKTQVELSNTYHLHLRPGDEVIKKLGGIHKFMVWDKPVVTDSGGFQVFSLAKLRKIKEEGVKFSSHIDGRKIFMGPEESMQIQSNIASTIAMAFDECPGLPCERKYMLESVARTERWLLRCKNELNRLNSLPDTINKEQLLFGINQGGVYSDIRIENAKRITDMDLAGYAIGGLAVGETHEEMYKTLETVVPYLPENKPTYLMGVGTPENILESVERGVDFFDCVYPSRNGRHGHAYTNHGKMNLNNAKYELDERPLDSTCDCPVCRRYTRAYIRHLLKAGEMLGMRFLVMHNLYFYNNMMEEIRAAIEKGEFQAYKKAKLEGFNAGEQ, via the coding sequence ATGTATCGTCTTTTATGTAAAGATGGTTCAGCCAAGAGGGGGGAGTTTACCACTGTACACGGAGTGATACAGACTCCTGTTTTTATGAATGTGGGCACTGCAGCGGCTATCAAAGGAGCGGTATCTACTGAGGACTTAGAGAACCTTAAAACTCAGGTTGAACTATCCAATACCTATCACCTGCATCTAAGACCCGGTGATGAGGTAATAAAGAAGCTTGGAGGCATCCATAAGTTTATGGTGTGGGATAAGCCTGTTGTAACTGATTCGGGTGGATTTCAGGTGTTTTCCCTGGCAAAACTGCGTAAGATAAAGGAAGAGGGAGTGAAGTTTAGCTCACATATAGATGGCAGAAAGATATTTATGGGACCTGAGGAAAGTATGCAGATTCAGTCCAATATTGCATCTACCATAGCAATGGCATTCGACGAATGTCCGGGACTTCCTTGTGAGAGAAAGTATATGTTAGAGTCAGTGGCTAGGACTGAGAGATGGCTCCTTAGATGTAAAAATGAGCTAAACAGACTTAATAGTCTGCCTGATACAATCAACAAGGAGCAATTGCTCTTTGGTATCAATCAGGGCGGTGTCTACAGTGACATAAGGATAGAAAATGCCAAGAGAATTACAGATATGGATTTGGCGGGCTATGCCATCGGCGGGCTTGCCGTAGGAGAGACTCACGAGGAGATGTATAAGACTCTTGAGACTGTAGTTCCTTATCTCCCTGAAAATAAGCCTACTTACCTTATGGGTGTTGGCACACCGGAGAACATCCTTGAGAGCGTTGAGCGCGGAGTGGATTTCTTTGATTGTGTATATCCATCAAGAAATGGCAGACATGGACATGCTTATACCAACCACGGCAAGATGAATCTAAACAATGCAAAGTATGAGCTTGACGAGAGGCCTCTTGACAGTACCTGTGACTGCCCGGTGTGTAGAAGATATACAAGAGCTTATATAAGGCATCTGCTTAAAGCGGGCGAAATGCTTGGAATGAGATTTTTGGTTATGCATAATCTTTACTTCTATAATAATATGATGGAAGAAATAAGGGCTGCGATAGAAAAAGGCGAATTTCAGGCATACAAAAAGGCCAAGCTTGAAGGGTTTAATGCCGGAGAGCAATAA
- a CDS encoding arsenate reductase family protein: MNIQIFGTKKCNDTKKAERYFKERGIKYQFVDMKEKGMSKGEFTSVAEKNGGFDSMLNLAAKDKDALAKIKYATDDDKLHIILENQQVIKTPVVRNGKLSTLGYQPDIWKAWE, from the coding sequence ATGAATATACAGATTTTTGGAACTAAAAAATGTAATGACACCAAGAAAGCAGAGAGATACTTTAAGGAGAGAGGGATAAAATATCAGTTTGTGGATATGAAAGAAAAGGGGATGAGCAAAGGCGAATTCACCTCTGTAGCTGAGAAGAATGGTGGATTTGACTCTATGCTAAATCTTGCGGCAAAAGATAAGGATGCGCTTGCAAAGATAAAATATGCTACGGATGATGACAAGCTTCACATAATACTGGAAAACCAACAGGTAATAAAAACTCCTGTGGTAAGAAACGGAAAGCTCTCTACTCTTGGATACCAGCCTGATATATGGAAAGCTTGGGAATAA
- a CDS encoding ECF transporter S component, producing MNRLSTKTAQLVGMGILTALVIVLQTFASGFKIGTFSPPLSLIPIIMGAVLFGELAGAILGIVFGVVVLFAVISGAEPFSTLMLQYNPAFTVVICIFKGLLAGYVSGIVYKLLKGVNNVFATIAASAAAPVVNTGIFSVGMLTVFYPLLAQTASTAGAENVILFYFTIFIGVGFIFNLAFIAILVPGLLRIIKIVRK from the coding sequence ATGAATAGATTAAGCACTAAAACCGCACAATTGGTCGGTATGGGCATACTTACTGCCCTCGTTATAGTTTTGCAAACCTTTGCAAGCGGATTTAAAATTGGAACCTTTTCACCACCACTATCTCTAATCCCCATTATTATGGGTGCGGTGCTCTTTGGTGAACTAGCGGGGGCAATACTTGGAATTGTATTCGGAGTTGTAGTATTATTTGCAGTTATCTCCGGTGCAGAGCCTTTCAGTACTCTTATGCTGCAGTACAACCCGGCTTTTACTGTAGTTATCTGCATATTCAAAGGCTTATTGGCAGGATATGTTTCCGGAATTGTATACAAACTGCTAAAGGGTGTAAACAACGTATTTGCTACGATAGCTGCCTCTGCGGCTGCACCTGTTGTAAATACAGGTATATTCTCTGTGGGAATGCTTACCGTGTTTTACCCTCTTCTTGCACAGACTGCAAGTACGGCAGGGGCTGAAAATGTTATATTGTTTTACTTCACTATATTTATAGGAGTTGGCTTCATTTTTAATTTGGCATTTATTGCCATACTGGTACCCGGACTTCTTAGAATAATAAAGATAGTTAGAAAATAA
- the yajC gene encoding preprotein translocase subunit YajC: MIVIWVVVVGGMMYFMSIKPQKKERQRMQELMSSLELGDSVLTTGGFYGVIIDIMEEIVVVEFGSNKNCRIPMKKTAIVEVEKPGQSNTESGEKK, from the coding sequence ATGATTGTTATCTGGGTAGTGGTAGTAGGTGGTATGATGTACTTTATGAGCATCAAGCCACAGAAGAAGGAAAGGCAGAGGATGCAGGAGCTTATGTCTAGTCTTGAGCTTGGAGATTCAGTGCTTACTACGGGCGGATTTTACGGTGTTATCATTGATATCATGGAGGAAATAGTTGTAGTAGAGTTTGGAAGCAACAAGAACTGCCGTATCCCTATGAAGAAGACAGCTATTGTTGAGGTAGAGAAACCAGGTCAGTCTAACACAGAAAGTGGCGAGAAAAAATAA
- the guaB gene encoding IMP dehydrogenase, whose amino-acid sequence MGQIIGDGITFDDVLLVPSYSEVIPNQVNLETMLTKRIKLKIPMMSAGMDTVTESRMAIAMARQGGIGVIHKNMTIERQAEEVDKVKRSENGVITDPFFLSPEHTLADANEVMAKYRISGVPITEGRKLVGIITNRDLKFETDFSKKIKESMTSEGLVTAREGITLEEAKKILASARKEKLPIVDAEGNLTGLITIKDIEKQIKYPDSAKDTKDRLVCAAGVGVTANILERVEALVNAKVDAIVIDSAHGHSANVIRCVKMVKDAFPELDIIAGNIATGEAARDLIEAGADSLKVGIGPGSICTTRVVAGIGVPQITAIMNVYEVAKKHGIPVIADGGIQYSGDMVKALAAGGDVCMMGSIFAGCDESPGEFELYQGRKYKVYRGMGSIAAMENGSKDRYFQTDAKKLVPEGVEGRVAYKGLVEDTIFQLVGGIRSGMGYCGADNIKKLQDTGKFVKISAASLKESHPHDIHITKEAPNYSSDF is encoded by the coding sequence ATGGGACAGATAATTGGCGACGGAATTACTTTTGATGATGTGCTCTTAGTGCCTTCCTATTCAGAGGTTATACCTAATCAGGTTAACCTTGAAACCATGCTTACAAAGAGGATAAAACTCAAGATTCCTATGATGAGTGCAGGAATGGATACAGTTACCGAAAGCAGAATGGCTATAGCTATGGCAAGACAGGGAGGTATCGGAGTTATTCATAAGAATATGACCATAGAGCGTCAGGCAGAGGAAGTAGATAAGGTTAAGAGATCTGAGAATGGAGTCATAACGGATCCATTTTTTCTGTCACCGGAGCATACTTTGGCTGATGCCAATGAGGTTATGGCTAAATACAGAATTTCCGGAGTGCCAATTACTGAGGGAAGAAAGCTTGTTGGTATAATTACCAACAGAGATCTGAAGTTTGAGACAGATTTTTCTAAGAAAATAAAAGAATCAATGACAAGTGAAGGTCTTGTTACTGCAAGAGAGGGCATTACACTGGAAGAGGCAAAGAAGATTCTTGCGTCTGCAAGAAAAGAGAAGCTTCCTATAGTGGATGCTGAGGGCAATCTCACAGGACTTATTACAATTAAGGATATAGAAAAACAGATTAAGTATCCTGATTCTGCAAAGGACACAAAGGACAGACTTGTATGTGCTGCCGGAGTAGGTGTTACAGCTAATATCTTAGAGAGAGTTGAAGCCTTAGTTAATGCTAAGGTAGACGCCATAGTTATTGACTCAGCACACGGACATTCTGCCAATGTTATCAGATGCGTGAAGATGGTTAAGGATGCTTTTCCTGAGCTTGATATTATAGCAGGAAATATTGCTACAGGTGAAGCTGCCAGGGACTTAATTGAAGCAGGAGCAGATTCTCTAAAGGTTGGTATAGGACCTGGCTCAATATGTACAACAAGAGTGGTTGCAGGTATAGGCGTACCTCAGATTACCGCTATAATGAATGTATATGAAGTAGCCAAAAAGCATGGCATACCGGTAATAGCAGATGGTGGTATCCAGTACTCAGGAGACATGGTAAAGGCTCTTGCTGCAGGTGGTGATGTATGTATGATGGGCTCAATCTTTGCAGGCTGTGATGAGAGTCCTGGTGAGTTTGAGCTTTACCAGGGTAGAAAATACAAGGTATATCGTGGAATGGGTTCTATTGCGGCTATGGAAAACGGAAGCAAGGACAGATATTTCCAGACAGACGCAAAGAAGCTGGTACCTGAAGGTGTAGAAGGAAGAGTCGCATATAAGGGACTTGTAGAAGATACCATCTTCCAGCTTGTAGGTGGTATCCGTTCAGGTATGGGCTACTGTGGAGCAGACAATATTAAGAAGCTCCAGGATACAGGAAAGTTTGTGAAGATATCTGCTGCATCCCTTAAAGAAAGCCACCCACACGATATCCATATCACAAAGGAAGCACCTAATTATTCATCAGATTTTTAA
- a CDS encoding 5-bromo-4-chloroindolyl phosphate hydrolysis family protein: MSSNKWDEFGGGINDVIQKAIDSGNYNSLGRDINNIIRDASHTFEDALSRGLREARNKTVKVNLGGNTVEVDKNYQDRISRPTNKNAIVPSNTKLYVSDNQLFGKGMANSIFGGIATFGTAIATLGAAFEGTPMGTVVCGGLLALSWLWLMTGVNTLKDRLVFKNYQKILNLSDNKSYAKIEDLMQETGESKDKTLKRLRKMIRNGWFKEGHIDKSETTFISTNETYALYQKTQLDYEERLKIDRELSANKPANEQNISAEVKETLEQGKKYLTQISHLNDRIPGVEVSNKIFKIEDITGRILSRVEEHPSSVDDIKQLMKYYLPMTIKLLTAYAEMDEQPVKVENIDKSKKEIENVLDSLNDAFSKLLDDLYKDTAWDISSDVSVLNAMLKREGLKGNDFANAANITASEGFSQTKPEADEVKLESQTVPKAYENEAEKGIELKL, from the coding sequence ATGAGCAGCAATAAATGGGATGAATTTGGAGGTGGAATCAATGATGTTATTCAAAAAGCCATTGATTCAGGTAACTATAATTCACTCGGAAGAGATATTAACAATATTATAAGGGATGCTTCACATACATTTGAAGATGCCTTAAGCAGAGGACTAAGAGAAGCAAGGAATAAGACGGTAAAGGTAAACCTGGGTGGCAATACCGTTGAGGTGGACAAGAATTATCAGGACAGAATCAGCCGTCCTACCAATAAAAATGCTATAGTTCCTTCCAATACAAAGCTATACGTATCAGACAATCAGCTCTTTGGTAAAGGTATGGCAAACTCTATATTTGGAGGTATTGCAACCTTTGGAACAGCGATAGCAACCTTAGGAGCAGCATTTGAAGGCACACCTATGGGAACCGTGGTGTGTGGAGGCTTGCTGGCCCTGTCCTGGTTATGGCTTATGACGGGTGTAAATACCCTTAAAGACCGCCTGGTATTTAAGAATTATCAAAAGATACTTAATCTATCTGACAACAAATCCTATGCCAAGATAGAGGACCTTATGCAGGAAACGGGCGAATCAAAGGATAAGACATTGAAGCGCCTTAGGAAGATGATTAGAAACGGATGGTTTAAGGAAGGTCATATAGATAAGAGTGAAACTACCTTCATATCCACCAATGAAACCTATGCACTCTACCAGAAAACTCAGCTTGACTATGAAGAGAGACTTAAAATAGACAGGGAATTAAGTGCCAATAAGCCTGCAAATGAGCAAAATATCAGTGCAGAGGTAAAGGAAACTCTTGAACAGGGCAAGAAGTATCTCACTCAGATTAGCCACTTAAATGACAGAATCCCGGGAGTGGAAGTATCAAATAAGATATTCAAGATAGAGGATATTACAGGCAGGATACTAAGCAGGGTTGAGGAGCACCCAAGCAGTGTAGATGATATAAAACAGCTTATGAAGTATTATCTTCCTATGACAATAAAGCTGCTTACAGCCTATGCTGAAATGGACGAACAGCCTGTAAAGGTGGAAAATATCGATAAATCCAAAAAAGAGATTGAAAATGTGCTCGACAGCCTAAACGATGCATTCAGTAAGCTTCTTGATGACCTCTATAAGGATACTGCGTGGGATATATCAAGTGATGTGTCAGTGCTTAATGCCATGCTAAAGAGAGAAGGACTTAAGGGCAACGATTTTGCTAATGCAGCTAATATCACAGCTTCAGAGGGCTTTTCACAGACGAAGCCTGAGGCAGATGAGGTCAAGCTGGAAAGTCAGACGGTGCCTAAGGCTTACGAAAATGAGGCTGAAAAAGGAATAGAATTAAAGCTCTAG
- a CDS encoding PspC domain-containing protein, giving the protein MKRLTKSNNRMLLGVCAGIAEYFDIDPNVVRLLWVMFCLLGGSGILGYIIAAVIMPSAYEE; this is encoded by the coding sequence ATGAAGAGACTTACTAAAAGTAACAATAGGATGCTGCTTGGCGTATGTGCAGGAATTGCAGAGTATTTCGATATAGACCCAAACGTGGTTAGACTCCTTTGGGTGATGTTTTGTCTGCTTGGTGGCAGCGGTATCCTAGGCTATATCATTGCCGCTGTTATAATGCCTAGTGCATACGAAGAGTAA
- a CDS encoding nucleoside kinase, whose translation MVIKVDGKSLEYENAVKLSDIAKDVYGDDNGKLLAKVNGKLKELWKKVSEDAEIIFYNINSSDGARTYERGMLFLFIKSVHDVYDKSEVTGVNCEYSLGNGIFCEIIGNVKVDDEFALKVRERMDELVSEDIMFEKRTVSTSEAIDKFLNNDLSDKEHLFRYRRGSTTNIYRLGNYHDYFYGYMPSATGALKSFDLKTYDGGIVIALPNAGEGLEVKRPSWKPRELLYKTMKEANSWGKRLGIANVGNLNDTISEGRINDVMLVNEALQEGKIGKIAENIAKQQKKIVMIAGPSSSGKTTFSHRLSIELMVQGLKPHPIAADDYFKDREHTPKDENGEYDFECLEAIDVEQFNKDMTDLLAGKEVKMPSFNFKTGKREYKGKTLKLGDEDILVIEGIHGLNDKFSASLPKESKFKIYISALTQLNIDDHNRIHTTDLRLLRRMVRDARTRGSSAEDTLARWASVRRGEEKNIFPFQEGADEMFDSSLVYELAVLKQYAEPLLFGIPTDSPYYSEANRLLKFLDYFLTMPSDNVPKNSLVKEFIGGNCFPV comes from the coding sequence ATGGTAATTAAAGTTGACGGAAAGTCATTAGAGTACGAAAATGCGGTTAAGCTTTCTGATATTGCAAAGGACGTATATGGAGATGATAATGGGAAATTACTTGCCAAGGTAAACGGTAAGCTAAAGGAACTGTGGAAAAAGGTGTCAGAAGATGCAGAGATTATCTTCTATAATATAAATTCAAGCGATGGTGCGAGAACCTATGAGAGGGGAATGCTATTCCTTTTCATAAAATCTGTTCATGACGTATATGATAAAAGTGAAGTTACAGGCGTGAACTGTGAGTATTCCCTAGGTAACGGTATATTTTGTGAGATAATAGGCAATGTAAAGGTAGATGATGAATTCGCCCTCAAAGTAAGGGAGAGGATGGATGAGCTTGTAAGTGAGGATATCATGTTTGAAAAGCGCACGGTATCTACAAGTGAGGCTATAGACAAGTTCCTTAACAACGATTTATCTGACAAAGAACATTTGTTTAGATACAGAAGAGGCTCAACCACCAATATATACAGACTTGGCAATTATCACGATTATTTTTATGGCTATATGCCGTCTGCTACAGGTGCTTTGAAGTCATTTGACTTAAAGACTTATGATGGTGGCATTGTCATCGCTCTTCCTAATGCAGGAGAAGGGCTTGAAGTAAAGCGCCCATCCTGGAAGCCTCGTGAACTGCTTTACAAGACTATGAAGGAGGCAAATTCCTGGGGTAAACGTCTTGGAATAGCTAATGTAGGCAATCTTAATGATACCATCTCTGAGGGACGGATAAATGATGTAATGCTTGTAAACGAGGCATTGCAGGAGGGCAAGATAGGTAAGATTGCTGAGAATATAGCAAAACAGCAGAAGAAGATTGTTATGATAGCAGGGCCTTCTTCATCAGGCAAAACTACATTTTCGCATAGATTGTCCATAGAGCTTATGGTTCAGGGGCTTAAGCCTCATCCTATCGCTGCGGATGATTACTTTAAGGACAGGGAGCATACTCCAAAGGATGAGAACGGAGAATACGACTTTGAATGCCTGGAGGCTATAGATGTAGAGCAGTTTAACAAGGATATGACAGACCTTCTTGCAGGAAAAGAAGTGAAGATGCCTTCCTTTAACTTTAAAACCGGTAAGAGGGAGTATAAGGGAAAGACTCTTAAGCTGGGAGATGAGGATATCCTTGTTATTGAGGGTATTCATGGCTTAAACGATAAGTTTTCCGCATCACTTCCAAAGGAAAGCAAGTTTAAGATATACATAAGTGCACTTACCCAGCTCAACATTGATGACCACAACAGAATCCATACTACTGATTTGAGACTGCTTAGAAGAATGGTAAGAGATGCAAGAACCAGAGGAAGCAGTGCAGAGGATACTCTTGCAAGATGGGCATCTGTGAGGAGGGGAGAGGAAAAGAACATCTTCCCATTCCAAGAGGGCGCAGATGAGATGTTTGATTCTTCACTTGTTTACGAGCTTGCTGTGTTAAAGCAGTATGCAGAACCTTTGCTTTTTGGCATACCTACAGACTCACCTTATTATTCTGAGGCTAACAGACTGCTTAAGTTTTTAGATTATTTCCTTACTATGCCATCAGACAATGTGCCAAAGAATTCGCTTGTTAAGGAATTCATAGGAGGAAACTGTTTCCCGGTTTAA
- a CDS encoding PHP domain-containing protein: protein MRNIDLHVHSNYSDGSETTEELVKLAIKANLAAFALTDHDTTDGYRSLSEAASRYNAGLPKDEQLEVLPGVEISAAYKNGDIHILGLLVEPDNDEFNALLKEAEKERIARNIKMVENLKNAGLPISYDEIVAASPDSIITRAHFGKYLVEKGIVKDYPSAFELYLGDDTPYYVARKFTTPKDAIEGIVKAGGVPVLAHPIIYRLPIPELEALVDTLKGYGLRGIETIYSSHSKQDEDYVRGLAKRKGLLITGGSDFHGKPKPAISMGVGRGNLRIPYSILENLREEQKKLSVLR, encoded by the coding sequence ATGAGAAATATAGATTTACACGTGCATTCTAATTATTCCGATGGTTCAGAAACCACCGAGGAACTAGTAAAGCTGGCTATAAAGGCAAACCTTGCCGCCTTTGCACTTACCGACCACGATACAACTGATGGCTACCGGTCCTTATCAGAGGCTGCAAGCAGGTATAATGCAGGGCTCCCAAAGGATGAACAGCTGGAAGTACTTCCCGGAGTTGAAATCTCAGCGGCATACAAGAATGGAGATATCCATATCTTAGGGCTTTTGGTTGAGCCTGACAATGACGAGTTTAACGCACTGCTTAAAGAAGCAGAAAAAGAGAGAATAGCCAGAAATATAAAAATGGTTGAGAACCTTAAAAATGCCGGTCTGCCTATATCTTATGATGAGATAGTTGCAGCCTCTCCTGATTCAATAATAACCAGAGCTCATTTTGGAAAATATCTTGTAGAAAAAGGAATAGTAAAGGATTATCCATCAGCTTTTGAGCTATACCTGGGGGACGATACGCCTTACTATGTGGCTAGGAAATTTACCACGCCAAAGGATGCTATAGAGGGCATAGTAAAGGCGGGTGGTGTGCCTGTCCTTGCCCACCCTATCATCTATAGGCTCCCTATCCCTGAGCTTGAGGCTCTTGTAGATACGCTTAAAGGCTATGGCCTAAGGGGAATTGAGACTATATATTCAAGCCACAGCAAGCAGGATGAGGACTATGTGAGGGGCCTTGCCAAAAGAAAAGGTCTCTTAATCACAGGGGGCTCTGACTTTCACGGGAAACCAAAGCCTGCTATAAGTATGGGCGTTGGAAGGGGAAACCTAAGAATCCCTTATTCGATACTTGAGAATTTGAGAGAAGAACAAAAGAAGCTTTCTGTTCTAAGATAA